ttattaatgcaggatgacttttttaatttgtgcAATCGATATGCTTCGGTAACTTGTTTGAAAGATATAAtacacattatttttatatctatatagatatatataaaaaaaaaaaaaaaaaaaaaaaaaaaaaaaaaaaaacaaacaaaataacaCATATGAAAGGATTATGAAACACTTTCTCTGTACATGATGCTTGCAATACTTCCTATACTGTCGTAAattgattaaacaaaatttaagaattataatttatttaatttataacgcgtaaatatatattatgtttatatagatataactttatttattaaatttgaaagtacttttatttatttgttgatacAAAGTATCATGTAGCACGTGGTAGgtgaatatttaatgataaataagaaAGAAAGGCGGGCGGTCAGGTAGGCAAGGTAAGCACGGTAGGCATGTGTTTTAGTAATTCGTTATTCGTTGTATTTGTGATAATACGTAACGATAGGTGGACTATTTCCTTATTTTtacgtaattataaaataagaagCTTATATGTGTGAAGGAATTATCTAGCAATCTCCTACCCTACTTGTAATACCTCGTTTACTGGTCACTTTGTTGGCTTTTATACTACCCCCCATATGAAAGCCTTTTGGCATCAAGAACAGCTTTATAAACCCATCGCTTACCATTTAACAACCAGAACTGTATTGGCTGTAATCCTacattgtcaatttttatttttaaataatcatgtaCTTTTACACACTTGCTGtgagtatttttaacaattttaaccATTCATCTCTATCTTCTatcttctattttatttttattcattcttcAATATGTACATaccattattaatataatttataatatcacAAATGTGTGGTTTCGTCATTTAAAATGTGatgagataaatttaaatttattatatattattaaataaattaatttaacgaataagtgaatagtgatttttttttttctcaattttttcaattttttatttcaataattataatttaataaattaaaattttaagtattgaaaaaaatattaataaaattaattgttttagtttattattgttgGTGTTGTAGCTGTTGGTTTGGCTGCACCAGGCTATGATCATCAGTAAgagtttatcaataaataaaataataaataaattaaaacttataattataataaataaaaaaattttttaatttatcagtaaaCATGTCGTTATTCATGTACCTTACAAAGTACATACAGTTCACCATCATCACGTGAAAAAGGTTCCTTATCCAGTTCACCATGTAGAAAAAGTACACGTACCAGTTCATCATGTTGAAAAAGTACATGTACCTGTACCTTATCCAGTTGTTGAAAAAGTTCATGTACCAGTGATCGAAAAAGTTCACGTTCCAGTTCACATTCCCGAGCATCACCATCATgaggaagaaaataaatggcTCGATGACACAAAGGGATGGTGGTGAATAATATACTTCCTCTTCTAATTCttattatacaaatataattaagtaagttttaatgtttttattgtttttattacagtttaacttttaataatagtaattttaattattcgacAGATACTTTCCAAAATGTAGCGTCAGTATTCaaaaaacatttcaataaattaagaataaaaaaaaaaataagggaCAAATTGTAggtgcaataaaaataaataataataataattttataattattttttattttataccaa
This genomic window from Microplitis demolitor isolate Queensland-Clemson2020A chromosome 6, iyMicDemo2.1a, whole genome shotgun sequence contains:
- the LOC103574326 gene encoding polyadenylate-binding protein 1-B, whose product is MYFYTLAFIIVGVVAVGLAAPGYDHHKHVVIHVPYKVHTVHHHHVKKVPYPVHHVEKVHVPVHHVEKVHVPVPYPVVEKVHVPVIEKVHVPVHIPEHHHHEEENKWLDDTKGWW